A window of Thermosynechococcus sp. NK55a contains these coding sequences:
- the dnaG gene encoding DNA primase gives MDIPPLHPDTIEAVRQAVNIVDLVAEHVVLRKRGQEYVGCCPFHEEKTPSFTVSPLKGFYYCFGCGAGGNAIQFLMELQKRSFTEVVLDLAQRHQIPVRTLDSEQKQALQARLSLQEQLYEILAIATRFYEHALRQPVGQDAQDYLQRQRQLREETIQQFRLGYAPPGWQVLYTYLVEQKGYPPALVEQAGLILPRSNGDGYYDRFRDRLMIPIMDAQGRVVGFGGRTLRNQEPKYLNSPETLIFKKGQLLFGLDKARQAIAQRDQAIVVEGYFDVMVLHQAGFPQTVASLGTALSQAQIKLLLRYTESKQIILNFDADQAGQRAADRAIGEAADLAYRGDLRLRILTLPAGKDAADFFTGDEATLAAQQAAYQGLLDQAPLWLDWQIQTLVQQYDLEQGDQFQQASQALSELLAKLPNATLRSHYIHHCAELLGRHDSRLTLRIEEALRQQVRGHRWQGRSQKWQRPADYNLRQAAEEQLLRLYLHCGEYRPLIRQTLQARDIEFSFSHHRWLWRQILAIEEEHCAGLPAPDDPYNTEWPLHSPTEIGTPLTDLDLVSHLFDRLNEAEDASLLTPLLHLDETTASSLDRPKLVIQAAAAALERIAIEKRCRHLLQSWQETVALILSESPATEDLRRYLVLTNSDTEIDDISSVVPEGLQLLEQLRRDYYRDRKYLQQLDQQRCPSLGVIRDYS, from the coding sequence ATGGACATTCCTCCCCTACACCCCGACACAATTGAGGCTGTGCGGCAAGCGGTCAACATTGTTGATCTGGTGGCCGAGCACGTTGTCCTACGCAAGCGCGGCCAAGAATATGTTGGCTGTTGTCCGTTTCATGAGGAGAAAACCCCCAGTTTTACGGTCAGCCCCCTAAAGGGTTTTTACTACTGTTTTGGCTGTGGTGCCGGCGGCAATGCAATTCAGTTCCTGATGGAACTGCAAAAGCGCTCCTTTACTGAGGTGGTGCTCGACCTTGCCCAACGCCATCAGATTCCAGTGCGCACCCTCGATAGTGAGCAAAAACAAGCACTACAGGCGCGGCTGTCCCTTCAAGAGCAACTCTACGAGATTCTGGCGATCGCCACCCGTTTCTATGAACACGCCCTGCGGCAACCCGTTGGTCAAGACGCCCAAGACTATTTGCAGCGGCAGCGCCAGCTCAGGGAGGAAACCATCCAGCAGTTTCGCTTGGGCTATGCCCCCCCAGGGTGGCAAGTTCTTTACACTTATCTTGTGGAGCAAAAGGGGTATCCCCCTGCCCTTGTGGAACAGGCCGGCTTAATTCTGCCGCGGTCCAACGGGGATGGCTACTACGACCGCTTTCGCGATCGCCTGATGATCCCAATTATGGATGCCCAGGGACGGGTAGTAGGCTTTGGCGGTCGCACCCTGAGAAACCAGGAGCCCAAGTATCTCAACTCCCCAGAGACCCTGATCTTTAAAAAGGGGCAATTGCTCTTTGGCCTCGATAAGGCACGGCAAGCGATTGCCCAAAGGGATCAGGCGATCGTTGTTGAGGGCTACTTTGATGTGATGGTTCTGCACCAGGCGGGATTTCCCCAGACGGTGGCCAGTTTAGGGACTGCCCTCAGTCAAGCCCAAATTAAGTTGCTACTGCGCTACACCGAGTCAAAGCAAATTATCCTCAACTTTGATGCAGATCAGGCGGGACAGCGGGCTGCCGATCGCGCCATTGGCGAGGCTGCGGATTTGGCCTATCGGGGGGATCTGCGACTGCGGATTCTCACCTTGCCAGCGGGTAAGGATGCGGCGGACTTTTTCACAGGGGATGAGGCAACCTTGGCGGCACAGCAGGCAGCGTACCAAGGCCTGTTGGATCAAGCCCCCCTTTGGCTGGACTGGCAAATTCAGACCCTTGTGCAGCAGTACGATCTTGAGCAGGGGGATCAATTTCAGCAAGCCAGCCAAGCCCTCAGTGAACTTTTGGCGAAGCTTCCCAACGCCACCCTGCGCAGCCACTACATTCACCACTGTGCTGAGCTATTGGGACGCCACGATAGTCGTTTGACGCTCCGTATTGAAGAGGCGCTGCGGCAACAGGTGCGGGGGCACCGCTGGCAGGGGCGATCGCAAAAATGGCAACGTCCAGCGGACTATAATTTGCGTCAAGCAGCTGAAGAACAGCTACTGCGCCTCTACCTCCACTGTGGCGAATATCGCCCCCTCATTCGGCAAACGCTGCAAGCACGGGATATTGAATTTAGCTTCTCCCACCACCGTTGGCTGTGGCGGCAGATCTTAGCCATTGAAGAAGAACACTGTGCCGGCCTGCCTGCCCCCGATGATCCCTATAACACTGAATGGCCACTGCATTCACCCACGGAGATCGGAACACCACTGACGGACTTGGATTTGGTCAGTCATCTTTTTGATCGCCTCAATGAAGCAGAAGATGCTTCTCTGCTGACGCCGCTACTCCATTTAGATGAGACTACTGCCAGCAGTCTCGATCGCCCCAAACTAGTCATCCAGGCCGCCGCCGCTGCCCTTGAGCGCATTGCCATTGAAAAGCGCTGTCGCCACCTCCTGCAGTCTTGGCAGGAAACTGTTGCCTTGATTTTAAGTGAATCTCCTGCCACTGAAGACCTACGCCGCTACCTAGTACTCACCAACAGCGACACTGAGATTGACGATATTTCCAGTGTGGTACCAGAGGGGCTGCAACTCCTTGAACAACTGCGCCGTGACTACTATCGGGATCGCAAATACCTTCAGCAGTTGGATCAGCAGCGCTGTCCTTCCTTGGGGGTGATCCGTGACTATTCTTGA
- a CDS encoding caspase family protein, producing the protein MRLSRRSFLYGAAALTLMPWVWQTAGGSWADSLRPWQVLLIGINHYPQLAGVPPLAGCLTDVQLVKNLLLDGWGLADSDITLLTEQAATLDAVQETLGVLERSGQPLLVYFSGYGTLWQQQPALVLADATRSGEGILPLAELLRTKGVQVWLDTRFSPPPIEGEMLRWRFVPLHPGETRGRGEVSKDHLLWADLGVETHLNGVPMGLFTASFSHYLAALGGDRPLATSLMYTADELRWQTGAEMRLVSDGLAANLTLSPGFDGVVQGIGRDRSLQIWCGGLSPWLLTYCHPHSRWSTADGGTVVDMASFNGLLAQGVSSQPLQVGDRLYEQQRRLGKNLQLQVALDTNLSKIERVDAINALANEEKVAVLNSSDSLPDVVLTKSETAGSYGLEWPVGTLLEHSCSGSNEAAKAGIRRLNPLLNALLAQKWLTLTLNPTSSQVAVCTTLEQLSPTAKLLSRQSPPAVPIPFQMS; encoded by the coding sequence ATGCGGTTAAGCCGTCGTTCTTTTTTGTATGGTGCTGCGGCACTGACACTGATGCCGTGGGTTTGGCAAACGGCAGGCGGCTCCTGGGCAGACTCCCTTCGTCCGTGGCAAGTACTCCTGATTGGCATTAACCACTATCCCCAGTTGGCCGGTGTGCCCCCCTTAGCGGGTTGTCTGACGGATGTTCAGCTAGTGAAAAACCTGTTGTTAGACGGGTGGGGGCTGGCGGACAGTGACATTACGCTACTGACGGAACAGGCGGCAACCCTGGATGCTGTCCAAGAAACCCTAGGGGTGCTGGAGCGCTCTGGTCAGCCCCTTTTGGTTTACTTTAGTGGCTATGGCACCCTCTGGCAGCAACAACCAGCGCTGGTTTTGGCGGATGCCACAAGATCCGGTGAGGGCATCTTACCTCTTGCTGAATTACTGCGTACCAAAGGGGTACAGGTATGGCTCGACACTCGCTTTAGCCCGCCCCCCATTGAGGGGGAGATGTTGCGTTGGCGATTTGTCCCGTTGCACCCTGGAGAGACCCGTGGCAGAGGCGAAGTTTCCAAAGATCATCTCCTCTGGGCTGATTTGGGGGTAGAAACACACCTGAATGGTGTCCCTATGGGACTCTTTACTGCTAGTTTTAGCCATTATCTAGCGGCTTTGGGGGGCGATCGCCCCTTGGCAACGAGCCTGATGTACACAGCCGATGAACTGCGCTGGCAAACGGGGGCAGAAATGCGTCTGGTGAGCGACGGGTTAGCGGCGAACCTCACCCTATCCCCAGGATTTGATGGTGTAGTGCAGGGAATAGGGCGCGATCGCTCCCTACAAATCTGGTGTGGCGGCCTCAGTCCTTGGCTGTTGACCTACTGTCATCCCCACAGTCGCTGGAGCACTGCCGATGGTGGCACCGTGGTTGACATGGCGAGTTTTAATGGCCTGCTGGCCCAAGGAGTCAGCAGTCAGCCTCTGCAAGTGGGCGATCGCCTCTATGAACAACAGCGGCGTTTAGGGAAAAATCTCCAGCTGCAGGTGGCCCTCGACACCAACCTCAGCAAAATTGAGCGCGTGGATGCCATCAATGCCCTGGCCAATGAAGAAAAAGTTGCTGTCCTCAACAGCAGTGACTCCCTGCCGGATGTGGTTCTCACCAAAAGTGAGACAGCGGGCAGTTATGGGCTGGAGTGGCCAGTAGGGACGTTGTTGGAACACAGTTGTAGTGGTAGCAATGAAGCCGCCAAAGCCGGTATCCGTCGCTTGAACCCCCTACTGAATGCCCTCCTGGCCCAGAAATGGCTGACCCTAACGCTCAATCCCACCTCCAGTCAGGTGGCTGTGTGTACAACTCTTGAACAACTATCGCCAACGGCAAAACTCTTGAGCCGCCAATCCCCCCCCGCAGTCCCAATCCCCTTCCAGATGTCCTGA
- the phoU gene encoding phosphate signaling complex protein PhoU yields the protein MPETVATHFERQLQRLRSDLLRLGALVESACQLAYGALIERNLLSVEQLIQREQDINRSAQELNRQAIALLTLQAAVAEDLRFLVMLSHFCRDLALIGDDALEIGRAAQTLLRYPPPPYLEDVRLMFERAQLLLSAALSAIANFDPEAGVALANCDDAVDADYQRLYGRLCAPLNPQEPVELRLILLLLIRNLERIGDHATTISQRVRFIVRGEGL from the coding sequence GTGCCTGAGACTGTGGCCACCCATTTTGAGCGGCAACTACAACGTCTGCGCAGTGACTTGCTGCGCCTAGGGGCACTGGTGGAAAGTGCCTGTCAACTGGCCTATGGTGCTCTGATTGAGCGAAATCTCCTCAGTGTTGAGCAGTTGATCCAAAGGGAACAAGACATTAACCGCAGTGCTCAAGAACTCAATCGCCAGGCGATCGCCCTGCTGACATTGCAAGCCGCTGTGGCAGAGGATCTGCGATTTTTGGTCATGCTTTCCCACTTCTGTCGCGATCTAGCGCTCATCGGCGATGATGCCCTTGAAATTGGCCGTGCTGCTCAAACGCTGCTACGGTACCCACCTCCACCTTATCTTGAAGACGTCCGCTTGATGTTCGAGAGAGCGCAACTGTTGCTATCGGCCGCCCTATCCGCCATTGCCAATTTTGATCCTGAGGCGGGAGTAGCCCTAGCCAACTGCGATGATGCCGTCGATGCCGACTACCAACGCCTTTATGGGCGACTTTGCGCCCCTTTGAATCCCCAAGAGCCGGTGGAACTGCGCTTGATCCTACTGCTGCTGATTCGCAACTTGGAGCGCATTGGTGACCATGCGACAACTATTAGCCAGCGTGTCCGCTTCATTGTGCGGGGGGAAGGCCTTTAG
- a CDS encoding ABC transporter ATP-binding protein, whose product MATGLCKSFGGIRAVDHAEIRVARGSITGLIGPNGAGKTTLFNLLCNFLTPDQGRVIFDGVPISHLPTHQVALQGLLRTFQVPRVLSRLSVLENMLLAAPLQTGEKLWNSWLQPLRIRQEEQELQQRAWAILESVGLAAKANDYAGALSGGQRKLLEMARVMMHRPRMVLLDEPAAGVNPTLINQICGHIGRWNQEGVTFLIIEHNMDVVMSLCQHIWVLAAGKNLADGPPSEIQSNPEVLRAYLGQ is encoded by the coding sequence GTGGCCACAGGACTATGCAAAAGTTTTGGTGGCATTCGCGCCGTCGATCATGCGGAAATTCGGGTTGCCCGTGGCAGTATTACTGGTCTCATTGGTCCAAACGGTGCCGGCAAAACCACCCTATTCAACCTCTTGTGCAACTTCCTTACGCCCGATCAAGGCCGTGTGATTTTTGATGGTGTCCCCATTAGCCATCTGCCAACCCACCAAGTTGCCCTTCAGGGACTCCTGCGCACCTTCCAAGTGCCGCGGGTACTCTCACGCCTATCGGTTCTCGAAAATATGCTCTTGGCAGCGCCTCTGCAAACTGGGGAGAAGTTGTGGAATAGCTGGCTTCAGCCCCTGCGCATTCGCCAAGAGGAACAGGAGCTGCAGCAACGGGCGTGGGCAATTTTAGAGTCTGTGGGGCTAGCAGCCAAGGCCAATGACTATGCGGGTGCATTGTCGGGAGGGCAGCGAAAACTCCTTGAAATGGCGCGAGTCATGATGCACCGTCCCCGCATGGTCCTCCTCGATGAGCCAGCCGCCGGCGTCAATCCGACCTTGATCAACCAAATTTGTGGGCATATTGGGCGCTGGAATCAGGAGGGCGTGACGTTTCTGATTATTGAACACAATATGGACGTGGTCATGTCCCTGTGTCAGCACATCTGGGTCTTAGCGGCGGGGAAAAATCTTGCTGACGGTCCTCCGAGTGAGATTCAAAGCAATCCTGAGGTCTTGAGAGCTTACCTTGGACAATAA
- a CDS encoding branched-chain amino acid ABC transporter permease produces the protein MVGYLISLGIFTATFALFSLGLNLHWGYTGLINFGHVGFLAIGSYTTILLGIAGVPMFFAVLAGVVLAMGLGFLMGIATLRLREDYLAIVTIGMAEIVRLIALNEDWLTRGGRGVYGFPLPLAQFNPNIPTKLGMIALFWAVVGGAAWQWWQWLQRQYGRSHPGWLLPSYAALLIASTLSLWATLLPLSLGRGIAILPLVLTLVTFGGAIALLGYYCRPERRAVLPIALNTLAAALVGLVVKALTLGLWEFSYRAGLLWLLVLVLALVVWQLERWIHSPWGRVLKAIREDEEVAKALGKDVFAYKMQSLLLGGAIAAVAGSFYAWQLTFINPDGFLSLITFQAWTIVVLGGAGNNMGPLLGAALFWAYTALTRFIPLDGGRLEALRMMLIGLVLIVLMMWRPQGILGKKEELSLGR, from the coding sequence ATGGTTGGTTACCTCATTTCCCTTGGTATTTTCACTGCCACCTTTGCCCTCTTTAGCTTGGGGCTGAATTTGCACTGGGGCTATACGGGGCTAATTAACTTTGGCCATGTCGGCTTTTTGGCCATTGGTTCCTACACCACGATTTTGTTGGGGATTGCTGGCGTGCCGATGTTCTTTGCCGTCCTGGCTGGGGTGGTGCTGGCCATGGGACTAGGCTTTTTAATGGGGATTGCTACGCTGCGACTGCGGGAAGATTACCTGGCAATTGTGACCATCGGCATGGCGGAAATTGTCCGCCTGATTGCCCTCAATGAGGATTGGCTAACCCGAGGGGGTCGGGGAGTGTATGGGTTTCCGCTGCCCCTTGCTCAGTTCAATCCCAATATACCGACTAAGCTGGGGATGATAGCTCTTTTTTGGGCTGTGGTGGGGGGGGCTGCATGGCAGTGGTGGCAATGGTTACAGCGGCAGTATGGGCGATCGCACCCCGGCTGGTTACTCCCGAGCTATGCAGCGTTATTGATTGCCAGTACCCTCAGCCTTTGGGCAACGTTACTGCCTTTGAGCTTGGGACGGGGAATTGCCATTTTGCCTCTTGTGTTGACACTGGTGACCTTTGGTGGCGCGATCGCTCTCCTGGGCTACTATTGCCGTCCAGAAAGACGAGCGGTGCTTCCCATTGCCCTGAATACCTTGGCCGCTGCCTTGGTTGGTCTTGTGGTCAAAGCCCTCACCCTTGGCCTATGGGAGTTTAGTTACCGGGCTGGGCTATTGTGGCTTTTGGTCTTGGTTTTGGCTTTGGTGGTGTGGCAGTTAGAGCGTTGGATTCATTCCCCCTGGGGACGGGTACTCAAAGCAATCCGGGAAGATGAGGAAGTGGCCAAAGCTCTGGGCAAGGATGTCTTTGCCTACAAAATGCAATCGCTGTTGTTGGGGGGAGCGATCGCCGCGGTGGCAGGGTCTTTTTATGCCTGGCAGCTCACATTTATTAACCCCGATGGCTTTTTATCTCTGATTACATTTCAGGCGTGGACAATCGTGGTTTTAGGGGGGGCAGGCAACAACATGGGACCTCTCCTCGGTGCCGCCCTTTTTTGGGCCTACACTGCACTGACCCGCTTTATTCCCCTGGATGGCGGTCGCTTAGAGGCGCTGCGGATGATGCTCATTGGCCTTGTCCTCATTGTCTTGATGATGTGGCGACCCCAGGGTATCTTGGGCAAAAAGGAGGAACTTAGCCTTGGTCGATGA
- a CDS encoding ATP-dependent 6-phosphofructokinase, with the protein MSTSRKRLGVFTSGGDCPGLNTAIRAIVAHATLSYGWEVLGILHATQGLIERKAIPLNAEGLGGMDVLLNMGGTILGAINKGDTLGHADEVIAGYYELGLDALIAICGDGSLKILHQLAQKGNWNFLAVPKTIDNDVALTDRAIGFDTAVNTVVEALSRITSTAASHDRVFVVEVMGRTAGHLALYSGIAGGADIILIPEIPYSIEGICQHLQKLRDRWGRKFALIVVAEGSKELEEDANHPRHCSIGQYIADKIAQYSPIPIELRVSVLGHIQRGGAPMAMDRLLAAGMGNTAVDLAAQGTFGRMVAWQAGQVVTVPIADVVAKSPRHVDPNSFLIRTAQGLGIYVGDKPMLPYVDPTLCRDQVICAI; encoded by the coding sequence ATGAGTACCAGCCGCAAACGACTTGGTGTGTTCACCAGTGGCGGAGATTGCCCAGGTCTAAATACAGCTATCCGTGCCATTGTTGCCCATGCCACCTTAAGTTACGGTTGGGAGGTTCTTGGCATTCTCCACGCCACTCAGGGGCTAATTGAGCGGAAGGCGATCCCCCTCAATGCAGAAGGCCTCGGGGGCATGGATGTACTGCTCAACATGGGGGGAACCATTCTCGGGGCAATTAATAAGGGCGATACCCTTGGCCATGCCGATGAAGTGATTGCCGGGTACTATGAATTGGGCTTGGATGCCCTCATTGCCATTTGTGGCGATGGCAGCCTGAAAATTTTGCATCAACTGGCGCAAAAGGGAAACTGGAATTTTCTTGCAGTGCCGAAAACCATTGATAACGATGTCGCCTTGACCGATCGCGCCATTGGCTTTGATACCGCTGTCAACACTGTTGTCGAAGCTCTGAGTCGAATTACCTCCACCGCCGCTAGCCATGATCGTGTTTTTGTAGTGGAAGTGATGGGGCGCACCGCTGGTCACTTGGCTCTGTATTCGGGCATTGCCGGAGGCGCTGACATTATCCTGATTCCAGAAATTCCCTACTCCATTGAAGGCATTTGCCAACACCTCCAGAAGTTGCGCGATCGCTGGGGACGCAAGTTTGCCCTCATCGTCGTTGCTGAAGGCTCCAAGGAACTAGAGGAAGACGCCAACCATCCTCGTCATTGCAGTATTGGCCAGTATATTGCCGATAAAATTGCCCAGTACAGTCCCATCCCCATTGAGCTACGGGTTTCGGTGTTGGGGCACATTCAGCGGGGGGGCGCCCCGATGGCCATGGATCGACTGCTGGCAGCAGGCATGGGCAATACCGCTGTAGATTTGGCGGCTCAAGGGACGTTTGGCCGCATGGTGGCGTGGCAGGCGGGGCAAGTGGTGACGGTGCCCATTGCCGATGTTGTTGCTAAATCCCCGCGCCATGTGGATCCAAATAGCTTCTTGATTCGCACAGCTCAAGGATTGGGGATTTACGTTGGTGACAAGCCGATGCTGCCCTACGTAGATCCCACCCTCTGCCGTGATCAAGTGATTTGCGCGATCTAG
- a CDS encoding ABC transporter permease, with translation MSTAAATAVPSIFSGEFVQETLALTRRLFIQLQRRPSTLVAGVVQPLIWLVLFGALFQNVPQGLFGESTSYGQFLCAGIIVFTAFSGALNAGLPVMFDREFGFLNRLLVAPLASRFSIVLASALFITTLSLIQVVAIASLGALLGTGLPNLAGIGVVLATVLILVFGVTALSLGLTFALPGHIELLAVIFVINLPLLFASTALVPLSFMPRWLQWIASLNPLSLAIEPIRYVYLHPDWRLSDVVMVAPWGSLSLGAALLILLTVALGMSLLIQPLLRRRLA, from the coding sequence ATGAGCACCGCTGCAGCAACGGCTGTTCCCAGTATTTTCTCAGGTGAATTTGTTCAGGAAACACTGGCTTTAACCCGTCGCCTGTTTATCCAACTGCAACGGCGCCCTTCCACACTGGTGGCGGGGGTGGTACAACCCTTGATTTGGCTGGTCCTCTTTGGTGCCCTCTTCCAAAATGTGCCGCAGGGCCTCTTTGGCGAGAGCACGAGTTATGGTCAGTTTCTTTGCGCTGGCATTATTGTCTTTACGGCCTTTAGTGGTGCCCTCAATGCGGGGTTGCCGGTGATGTTTGACCGTGAATTTGGGTTTTTGAATCGGCTGTTGGTGGCACCGTTGGCTTCGCGGTTTTCAATTGTTCTCGCCTCGGCGTTGTTTATTACCACCCTAAGTCTGATTCAGGTGGTGGCGATCGCCAGCTTGGGGGCACTCCTAGGAACGGGGCTACCGAATTTAGCGGGTATTGGGGTTGTCTTGGCAACGGTGCTGATTTTGGTTTTCGGCGTAACGGCCTTGAGCCTCGGTCTTACCTTTGCCTTGCCGGGGCACATCGAATTGTTGGCCGTTATTTTTGTCATCAACCTACCGTTACTCTTTGCCAGTACCGCCTTGGTGCCCCTGTCGTTTATGCCTCGCTGGTTGCAGTGGATTGCTAGCCTCAACCCCCTCAGTTTGGCCATTGAACCAATTCGCTATGTCTATCTGCACCCCGATTGGCGGTTGAGCGATGTGGTGATGGTGGCTCCTTGGGGGTCACTGAGCTTGGGAGCGGCACTGCTAATCCTTTTGACTGTCGCCCTAGGAATGAGCCTACTGATCCAACCGCTATTACGGCGCCGCTTGGCCTAG
- a CDS encoding serine/threonine-protein kinase has product MSYCLNPNCTKPDNPDNVDVCQACGSKLLLNNQYKAIKVLGRGGFGATFLAIDTQLPGNPTCVIKQLRPAATAPHIIAMARELFLREATTLGKVGNHPQLPRLLGYFENENEFYLIQEYVGGLTLQQEVKRFGPKSEEEVKQVLQEVLPILDYLHTNGVIHRDIKPANLIRRDIDNKLVLIDFGAVKDKVTQAMVENAPELSTFTNFAVGTPMYAPPEQMAMRPVYASDIYALGVTCVYLLTAKSPKEIERDPRTGEWHWQRYVKNISPAFAALLNKMLQDAVKDRYQTAMDVLADLQLLESKQPASVAAPTVSAEDDDLSNALSTPPTQGRPRVPEAPKRSSYASSVSQNAQAARVRQSRMTGTQLGGPPVVGTGPGQHLRAKVTPRMTAAQVLTAYKRGERDFIDVDLSNVVLRNADLAGANFANANFTNADLKGCILANAVLREANFQGANLNDANLCGAYLVQANFERANLKGAKLLDASISGANFTGADISGADFSMVSGFVQGQLDRAKKNWFTKLPK; this is encoded by the coding sequence ATGAGTTACTGCCTAAATCCGAACTGTACCAAACCGGACAACCCTGACAATGTCGATGTTTGCCAAGCCTGCGGCAGCAAACTTTTACTCAATAATCAATACAAGGCAATTAAAGTTCTAGGGCGAGGGGGGTTCGGCGCTACCTTTTTGGCCATTGATACGCAACTGCCTGGCAATCCCACCTGTGTGATTAAACAGTTGCGACCAGCAGCCACAGCTCCCCACATCATAGCGATGGCGCGGGAGCTTTTTTTGCGGGAAGCCACCACCTTGGGTAAAGTTGGCAATCACCCACAGTTGCCTCGGCTGCTCGGCTACTTTGAAAATGAAAATGAATTTTACCTGATTCAAGAATACGTGGGTGGCCTTACCCTGCAACAGGAGGTCAAGCGCTTTGGCCCCAAAAGCGAAGAAGAGGTAAAGCAGGTTTTGCAGGAAGTGCTCCCCATCCTTGATTACCTACACACCAATGGTGTCATTCACCGCGACATTAAGCCGGCTAATCTCATCCGCCGTGATATTGATAACAAGTTGGTGCTTATTGACTTTGGGGCGGTAAAAGACAAAGTTACGCAGGCTATGGTGGAAAATGCCCCGGAGCTATCCACATTTACCAACTTCGCAGTGGGAACCCCCATGTATGCGCCGCCAGAGCAAATGGCCATGCGTCCGGTCTATGCCAGTGACATTTATGCCCTCGGGGTCACCTGTGTCTACTTACTGACTGCTAAATCCCCCAAGGAAATTGAACGGGATCCGCGCACGGGCGAATGGCATTGGCAGCGCTACGTCAAAAATATTTCCCCTGCGTTTGCTGCTCTCCTTAACAAAATGCTCCAGGATGCGGTTAAAGATCGCTACCAAACCGCCATGGATGTCCTTGCGGATCTGCAACTACTTGAGTCCAAACAACCAGCTAGTGTCGCTGCTCCTACTGTTTCCGCAGAGGATGATGACCTCAGCAATGCCCTTTCGACCCCGCCGACCCAAGGCCGCCCCCGTGTGCCTGAAGCACCTAAGCGCTCCAGTTATGCCTCATCGGTGAGTCAAAATGCCCAAGCGGCGCGAGTGCGCCAATCACGGATGACAGGGACCCAATTGGGAGGCCCACCGGTTGTCGGAACTGGCCCCGGTCAACACCTCCGTGCCAAAGTCACACCACGGATGACAGCGGCACAGGTGCTCACAGCCTATAAACGGGGAGAGCGAGATTTTATCGATGTCGATCTCTCCAACGTTGTTCTCCGCAATGCGGATCTGGCGGGGGCTAACTTTGCCAATGCCAATTTTACCAATGCAGATTTGAAAGGCTGTATTCTTGCCAATGCTGTCTTGCGGGAAGCCAATTTTCAGGGAGCTAACCTGAATGATGCCAATCTCTGCGGTGCCTATCTGGTGCAAGCCAACTTTGAGAGGGCAAATTTGAAGGGGGCAAAACTACTGGATGCCTCGATCTCGGGAGCCAACTTTACTGGTGCCGACATTTCTGGAGCAGACTTTAGTATGGTCTCGGGGTTTGTTCAAGGTCAGCTCGATCGCGCCAAGAAGAACTGGTTTACAAAGTTGCCTAAATAG
- the yqeK gene encoding bis(5'-nucleosyl)-tetraphosphatase (symmetrical) YqeK has protein sequence MTPLVTASPKDFLCDRQQVLAWLTANVPAPRLQHILRVETMAAELALHHGLDVDRAAWAGLLHDLAKYFPPERLLSMAQEAGLPITEVDEADPHLLHADISALVARQQFGVTDEQVLAAIANHTLGQAGMDALSCVVFLADSLEPGRGQTVELEELRKVAHQNLQEAVWRVCDRTLLWLIDQHRLIHPRMLLTRNWAMQVAPAKPKKSERKATAKV, from the coding sequence ATGACCCCGCTTGTGACAGCTAGTCCGAAGGACTTCCTATGCGATCGCCAGCAGGTTTTGGCCTGGCTAACGGCAAATGTACCTGCGCCACGACTACAGCACATCCTGAGGGTGGAAACAATGGCGGCGGAGCTAGCTCTACACCATGGCTTGGATGTGGATCGCGCTGCTTGGGCTGGATTACTGCATGATTTGGCGAAGTACTTTCCTCCAGAGCGATTGTTAAGTATGGCACAGGAGGCGGGGCTACCCATTACAGAGGTAGACGAAGCAGATCCCCATTTGCTCCATGCCGACATCAGTGCTTTGGTGGCGCGGCAGCAATTTGGTGTGACTGATGAGCAGGTCTTAGCAGCCATCGCCAATCACACCTTGGGTCAAGCCGGAATGGATGCCTTGAGTTGTGTCGTGTTTCTTGCGGATAGCTTGGAGCCAGGGCGGGGCCAGACGGTGGAGCTCGAGGAATTGCGCAAGGTGGCTCACCAAAATTTACAGGAGGCGGTGTGGCGAGTGTGCGATCGCACGCTGTTGTGGCTGATTGATCAGCATCGCTTAATTCATCCACGCATGCTCCTCACCCGCAATTGGGCAATGCAGGTGGCACCAGCAAAGCCGAAAAAGAGCGAAAGGAAAGCTACCGCCAAGGTTTAG